Part of the Candidatus Eremiobacterota bacterium genome is shown below.
CGAGGCGCCGAAAACGAACGACCACGTGCGCGCCATCGTCGGATCGTCGGAGGCGTAGTTGCGGAAGACGAAGGCAGCGCCGCGCAAGACGATGCCGAGGAGCGCCAGCGTGAGCGGCGCGTTGAGGTACGTGCCGACGTCGGCGTAGGCGGGCGGGAAGCACGTGAAGAGCGCGACCCAGGCGAAGATCAGCCAGACGTGATTCGACTCCCAGACGGGGCCGATCGCATCGGAGATCGTGTCGCGCTGCGCTTGGCGGCGCGGGCCGCTCGCGAACAGATCCCAGACGCCGCCGCCGAAGTCGGCGCCGCCGAAGATTGCGTAGAGCGTGAGCGCGGCGACGACGACCGCCGCCGCGGCGTAGGCCGCGGTCACGGAGTTGCGGCTTTCGGGGCGAGCGGTTTGCGGGCGGCGGCTTGTGGCTTGCGGCCGACGCGGCGGAGTAGCCACCAGCACGTCGCGGCGAGGATCACGTAGACGCACGAGAAGACGTAGAGCTGCACGGCGATTCCGGGCGCGATCGTTGCCGCGTCGCCGGTGCGCAGCAAGCCGCGGGCGATCCACGGCTGGCGGCCGAACTCGGTGACGAACCAGCCCGCTTCCAGCGTGACGAGCGAAAGCGGGCCGGAGAATGCGATCGCGGCGAGGAGCCGGCGCGGAAGGTCGCGCTTGCGCAGCGCGAAAACGAACCAGGCGAAGGCGACCAGCAGCAGCAGTGTTGCGCTGCCGACCATCGTGTCGAAGGAGTAGTGAACGGTCGCGATCGGCGGATAGCCGGTCGGCGCAATGCGGTCGAGTCCCGTCACTTCGGAGTTGGGATCGAAGCTGACGAGCCAGCTCAGCGCGCCGGGAATCTCGATGCCGTATCGCGTTTCGCCGCGGCCGACGATCCCGCCGATCGTGATCGGGGCGTGGCGTTGCGTTTTCCAGAGCGCTTCGAGTGAGGCGAACTTGGCGGGCTCGTGCTCGGCGTCGAAGCGCGCGATCGTGTCGCCGGCGATGAATTGAAGCGGGATCGCGATGGCGGCGACGATCATTGCGATCGTCAGGCCGGCGCGGACTTGGTCGATGCGGTCTTGGGCACTTCGGCGCAGCAGTGCGAACGCGCAGACTGCGGCTGCCCCGAAGCCGGTCATCACGTAGGCGGCGAGCGCGGCGTGCACGCCTTCGACGAGCCAGGGCGGGCTGAACATCGCGGCGATCGGGTCGACGTCGACGATCTTTCCGTTCACCAAGCGAAACCCGGACGGGATGTTCATCCAGGCGTTCACCATCGTGACGAAGCCGGCGGAAAGCGCGCCGCTGAGGGCGATCGGGATCGCGCTCAGCCAGTGCGCGCGCGGGCTCAGGCGGTCCCAGCCGTACAGGTAGACGCCGATGAAGATCGCTTCGACGAAAAATGCGAAGCCTTCGAGCGAGAACGGCAAGCCGATCAGCGCGCCGGCGTAGCGCATGAACGTGGGCCACAGCAGGCCGAGCTCGAACGAAAGGATCGTTCCGCTGACGGCGCCGACGGCGAAGAGGATCGCCATTCCCTTCGACCAGGTTCGGGCAAGATCGTAGTACGCCCGGCGCTTCGTGCGAAGCCACACGCCTTCGGCGACGAAGACGAGGAGCGGCAAGCCGACGCCGAGCGCTGCGAAGACGATGTGGAACGCGAGCGAGGTTCCCATCTGGGCTCGCGCCGCGATCACCTGATCCATGCCGCTAGTGTACCGCGGTCGGGAGGCGGCGCCCCCGACCTGCGTCGGTTACGGCTGGTGGGCTTTCGAGAAGACGAACGACCAGTCGGAGGCGAACGGAGCGGCGCCGGCCTTCAGCTTCATCGCGCTCAGCGCTTTGGGCGAGAGCAGCGTGATCCGCGCGCGGCCTGCCACGTTCGCTCCGGACGATGCGATGCGCGCGGACATGTGGCAGTCCATGCACGCGGCGTGCTGCACGTAGGTCTCCATCGTCGAGTTCGCGACCGGCCACGACGGGTCGGGCGAGCCTTGGCTCAGCGGGATCTGCGCGAACGGTTTCTGGCGGGTCGGCGTGGGGACGCGCGGCCACTGCGTGTCGATCTGGCGGTAGTAACGGAAAACCGAATTCGTCGCGCCGGCCCGCGCCAGCGCGGCGCGGAACGTGCCGGTGGTTTGCTCGGCGAACGTGCCGACGGGCGTGACGCGCTGCGTCTGCGTCGGAACCGTGTAGGCTTGGCAACCGGGCGGCGGGGCGGTGCGGCCGTTCGCGCACGCTGTCGCGAGCGCGTTCACCTTGCACGGGCCGGTGCAGTTCGAGCGATAGTAGGTCCAGGCCGGTGTTGCGGTCGGAACGGCGGACGGCGACATCGTCGCGGGTGAGGACGGATACGGTGTGGCGTCGGGGTCGTTGTCGACCTGCTCGAACGTCGCCCACGAGAACTGCGCGGCCTTCGGCACCTTGCGCACGATGTGGAGTCCGACCAGGCCGACGACGGCGTCGTTCACGATCCGGCCGTCGGGATAGACGAGATTGGCGCGCGAGATCAGATAGCGCGCGTACTGGCTTGGATCGTGCAGCTGCACCCAGGCGGCTTTGATCTCGATCGCGCCCTGGTTGCCGTAGTTCGTCACTTTCCCTTGGCAGTTGATGTCGCCGGTCTTCGGGTCGTTGTTGCCGGAAGGCAGGCTCAGGCCGTAGCGGACGCAGTCTTTCTGCTTCTGGATCGAGGTCAGGCCGTTGCCGGTGATGTAGGCGAGCTCGTCGTTGCCGATGCGCTCTTCGTAGAACGTCACGTCGCGGTTGCGCGAGGTCAGCCAGCCGAGCGTGACGGCCTGCTGAAATCCGCTCAGGTGGACGTCGTCGCCGTCCGCCTTCGAGATGGCGGAGAGGGTTCGCAAGCCGTTCGATTTTGCTACGCCGGCGGTGAGGTTCTTGCGCGCGGTCGACGTGCCGAAGACCTCGTCGGGGTTGGCGTAGCTTTCCCATACCGTCGTGTAGGCGCCGGCCTTCGAAACCGGCTGGCCGAATGCGCTCGGACTTGCCTGCGGGGCGGGTGTTCCGCGGCCCTGCGCGCGCCAGTTCAGGTAGATGAACTCTTGCCAGGCGATGCAGTCGGCGCTCAGCTGGAAATCGAGCGATCCTTGCAGATCGAACGTCGGCGGCATCGTGGGCTTGACGGCGACCTTGGAGCACTGGTTTGCGCCGATTTGGGCTTGCACGCCGCGCGCGCCGCCGC
Proteins encoded:
- a CDS encoding cytochrome d ubiquinol oxidase subunit II, with the translated sequence MTAAYAAAAVVVAALTLYAIFGGADFGGGVWDLFASGPRRQAQRDTISDAIGPVWESNHVWLIFAWVALFTCFPPAYADVGTYLNAPLTLALLGIVLRGAAFVFRNYASDDPTMARTWSFVFGAS
- a CDS encoding cytochrome ubiquinol oxidase subunit I, which produces MDQVIAARAQMGTSLAFHIVFAALGVGLPLLVFVAEGVWLRTKRRAYYDLARTWSKGMAILFAVGAVSGTILSFELGLLWPTFMRYAGALIGLPFSLEGFAFFVEAIFIGVYLYGWDRLSPRAHWLSAIPIALSGALSAGFVTMVNAWMNIPSGFRLVNGKIVDVDPIAAMFSPPWLVEGVHAALAAYVMTGFGAAAVCAFALLRRSAQDRIDQVRAGLTIAMIVAAIAIPLQFIAGDTIARFDAEHEPAKFASLEALWKTQRHAPITIGGIVGRGETRYGIEIPGALSWLVSFDPNSEVTGLDRIAPTGYPPIATVHYSFDTMVGSATLLLLVAFAWFVFALRKRDLPRRLLAAIAFSGPLSLVTLEAGWFVTEFGRQPWIARGLLRTGDAATIAPGIAVQLYVFSCVYVILAATCWWLLRRVGRKPQAAARKPLAPKAATP